A segment of the Panacibacter ginsenosidivorans genome:
TACGAAGGTCAATTCGTTTTTATTATTCCCTCAAAGAATCTTGTTATCGTGCGTTTGGGTTTAACCCAGCACGATAATTTTGATGCAGATAAATTTGTTGCAGATGTTGTTGCATCTGTAAAATAATTTTTTTGCGGGCATTTGTTTTTTATGGCATCGGTTGTTGTGTCACTCACTTGTGCGTTCTGTTTTTCATAGCGACAAATTAACAGCATAAAAAAAGCGTTCAGTACTGAACGCTTTTTTAAACTAGCTTATAGTTGAACTACCAACGATTGCTACCTGAGTTAGAAAAAGACTTTTTTGGTCTGTCTTCTCTTGGTTTTGCTTCGTTAACCCTGATTGCGCGACCATCAACAGTAGCGCCATCCAGTTCTTTGATAGCTTTCTGAGCTGATTCATTGCTGGGCATTTCTACGAAACCAAAGCCACGGCTGCGGTTTGTAAATTTGTCCATAATAACTTTTGCTGAAGAAACTTCGCCGTATTCTTCAAAGAAACCCCTTAAGTCTTCGTCCTGTACAGCGAAGCTTAAATTTGAAACATAAATGTTCATGCTTAAAATAATATAAATTAAAAAAATACTTGAGAAAAAAGCAGACGTAAAGAAGACTAACTATTTGCTGACAAAAATGCTTAGCAGAAAAAATCGTTCACTTACCAAATGCTGTAGAACTCAAATTGACAGCGCAAATGTACGTCTAAAATTCTGTTTGTACGGTTTTTATTTTTATTTGTGTTGTTAACGAATTGTAATGTTTGAGAAAGTCTAGTATGACGGAATTGGGCCGAATAAAGAACAGAATGTACAAGTGTGCGACGCAAGAAAAGTATAGTAGAAGATACAGAGCTTGGCTCATAATTTCTTTCATCTTCACATTTGCATCTTCGCACATTTCCACATTAGATAGCAGGCTCCTGTTGGCTTAAACAATGAAAACTTCCCAGGCCCCAGATAATTTCTGTTGAATCTATACCTATCACTTCACGACCAGGAAAACAACTTTGAATAATCTGTAAAGCCTTATCATCTTTTGAGCAACGGAATGTAGGAACAATCACGGCATGATTAGCAATATAAAAATTTGCATAAGAGCATGGCAGGCGCTGATCATTATAAACCAATTCATCGGGCATTGGTAGTTCAACAATGTTTAGTTGTTTGCCATTCAGCAAACGCATTTGCTTTAACTGTTTCAAATTGTGCTGAAGCAATTCATAATTCTCGTCATTTTTATTTTGTTCAATAACTGTTATTACCGTGTCTTCATTTGTAAATCGGACGGTGTCATCAATGTGGCCATCTGTATCATCACCAACAATACCTTCATTCACCCAAAGCACTTGCTCCATACCATAATAATTACAGAGGTATTCTTCTATCTGCGATTGCGTAAGATGCGGATTGCGATTAGGATTCAACAGGCATGCAGTAGAAGTCATTACCGTTCCTGCGCCATTAAATTCAACAGAACCGCCTTCCATAATTATTCCGGGATAAAAAACCTGCAAACCAAAGTGGTTACCAATTAATGTTGGAATTACATCATCCAGATCATACGGTGGATATTTACCACCCCATGCATTATAACCCCAGTCAACAATGGCTTTCTTTTTTTCTTTTTTATTAATCAAAAATGCAGGGCCATGATCCCTGCACCATGCATCGTTTGTAGGATGCATAAAGAATTCTATTTTGGAAATATCGGCGCCTGCATTTTGAATATGTTCCAATGCAAATGCTTTCATTTTTTCATCAGCAACATTAATACGAACGATCTCACTTTTAGTAAGCTCTTTTATAAACTGGCTATAATAAGGAAATATAGTATGAATCTTTTCAGGCCATGATGCTTCTTTATGAGGCCATGATAACCATGTTGCTTCATGCTTTGTAAATTCTGCAGGAAAATGATATCCTAGTTCTTTCGGAGTTGCACTCATTGTTTATCGTCTGTTATAATATATTAGATCTCTTCGTCAATAAATCGTTTTGTAATCGGTTGATAAGAATCAATTCTTCGGTCTCTTAAGAATGGCCAATGGGTTCTGTAACGGTCTGTTTTAGCAAGGTCTATTTCCTCTACATGCACTTCTTCATTTTCATGAGACGCTTTGTAGATAATACTTCCAAATGGGTTGCTTACAAATGAACCGCCCCAGAATTTCATGGCACCATTTTGTTCAAAACCAACACGGTTTACACTTACTACATGCACACCATTAGCAACTGCATGACTGCGCTGTATAGTTTGCCACGCATTGTATTGTTCTGTGTTTGTTTCTTCATCCTGTGAGGTGGCCCAGCCAATGGCCGTTGGATAAAATAAAATTTCAGCACCCATCAATGAAGTGATTCTTGCAGCTTCAGGATACCACTGATCCCAACAGATCAACACACCAAATGTTGCAAATTTTGTTTTGAAAATTTTATAGCCAAGATCACCGGGTGTAAAATAAAATTTCTCGTAGTATGCAGGGTCATCGGGTATATGCATTTTACGATACTTGCCGAGATAACTTCCATCTGCATCCAGTACTGCTGTTGTATTGTGATAGATGCCTTGTGTTCTTTTCTCAAACAATGAAGCAATGATGACAATGCCAAGTTCTGCTGCTACTTTACTCAATGCATCTGTAGAAGGGCCGGGAATTGGCTCTGCCAATTTGAAATTATCGTAGTCTTCCACATCGCAGAAATAGAGTGATGTAAATAATTCCTGCAGGCAAACTATCTGCGCGCCTGCTTTTGCTGCTTCCCATACTTTTGCAATTGCTTTTTCAAGGTTAGCTGCTTTATCTGCAGAGCAACTCATTTGCACAAGTCCCACTTTTACTTTACTCATGGTATAAAATTATGAGCCGCAAAAATATTTAATTAATATGGAAATGTGGTAAATATGAAAACGTGTAAAATTATTACGGACCCATCTGTTTTATAAGTGGCATCACCTGTGGCGTCGCACTCTTGTACTTTCTGTTCATTACTGTTCTGAACGACGAAGTGAGTGACACAACAGGCGATGCTATAAAAAACTACTGTTGACTACAAAAAA
Coding sequences within it:
- a CDS encoding RNA recognition motif domain-containing protein gives rise to the protein MNIYVSNLSFAVQDEDLRGFFEEYGEVSSAKVIMDKFTNRSRGFGFVEMPSNESAQKAIKELDGATVDGRAIRVNEAKPREDRPKKSFSNSGSNRW
- a CDS encoding agmatine deiminase family protein encodes the protein MSATPKELGYHFPAEFTKHEATWLSWPHKEASWPEKIHTIFPYYSQFIKELTKSEIVRINVADEKMKAFALEHIQNAGADISKIEFFMHPTNDAWCRDHGPAFLINKKEKKKAIVDWGYNAWGGKYPPYDLDDVIPTLIGNHFGLQVFYPGIIMEGGSVEFNGAGTVMTSTACLLNPNRNPHLTQSQIEEYLCNYYGMEQVLWVNEGIVGDDTDGHIDDTVRFTNEDTVITVIEQNKNDENYELLQHNLKQLKQMRLLNGKQLNIVELPMPDELVYNDQRLPCSYANFYIANHAVIVPTFRCSKDDKALQIIQSCFPGREVIGIDSTEIIWGLGSFHCLSQQEPAI
- a CDS encoding carbon-nitrogen hydrolase; amino-acid sequence: MSKVKVGLVQMSCSADKAANLEKAIAKVWEAAKAGAQIVCLQELFTSLYFCDVEDYDNFKLAEPIPGPSTDALSKVAAELGIVIIASLFEKRTQGIYHNTTAVLDADGSYLGKYRKMHIPDDPAYYEKFYFTPGDLGYKIFKTKFATFGVLICWDQWYPEAARITSLMGAEILFYPTAIGWATSQDEETNTEQYNAWQTIQRSHAVANGVHVVSVNRVGFEQNGAMKFWGGSFVSNPFGSIIYKASHENEEVHVEEIDLAKTDRYRTHWPFLRDRRIDSYQPITKRFIDEEI